A genomic stretch from Pirellulales bacterium includes:
- the cyaB gene encoding class IV adenylate cyclase — protein MSYEVEQKFRVDDLAAIRVRLEQFGATQGETCDQSDSYFRHPVRDFAATDEAFRLRRSGSSGVLTYKGPKLDATTKTRVEHETRLADGTANLATADAMLQALGFAPTAVVAKRRETWSFPGVGGPIEVALDEVVGVGTFVELELAVAEPDARSAEPELDAARTNLAAAAAALGLDPGRSERRSYLELLLASGSPS, from the coding sequence ATGTCCTACGAAGTCGAACAAAAGTTCCGCGTCGACGACCTCGCCGCGATCCGTGTGCGGCTTGAACAGTTCGGCGCGACGCAGGGCGAGACGTGCGACCAGTCCGACTCCTACTTTCGGCATCCGGTCCGCGACTTCGCGGCGACCGACGAGGCCTTTCGGCTCCGCCGCAGCGGGTCTTCCGGAGTGCTGACGTACAAAGGCCCGAAGCTCGATGCGACGACCAAGACGCGGGTCGAGCACGAGACGCGACTCGCGGACGGGACGGCAAACCTCGCCACGGCCGACGCCATGCTGCAGGCGCTGGGGTTCGCCCCCACGGCGGTCGTCGCCAAGCGGCGCGAGACGTGGTCGTTCCCAGGCGTCGGCGGACCGATCGAGGTCGCCCTCGACGAGGTCGTCGGGGTCGGCACGTTCGTCGAACTCGAACTCGCCGTCGCTGAACCTGACGCCCGCTCGGCTGAGCCGGAGCTGGACGCGGCCCGTACGAACCTCGCCGCGGCAGCGGCGGCGCTGGGGCTCGATCCCGGCCGCTCGGAACGGCGCAGCTATCTCGAACTGCTGCTGGCGTCCGGCTCGCCATCGTGA
- a CDS encoding DUF4416 family protein translates to MGAIHPPKPALLLVAASSRYEAALAWGLERASAEFGPTAAVSPAFDFTETEYYAVEMGAELKKQFWAFESPLDPGRLPAVKRLTNEWEAEYAARGTHPELRPLNLDPGYVTLAKLVLASTKDHAHRIYLSDGIYAEVTLSYRDGRWRPMPWTYPDYRRDDFQDFLSQCRDLLRRRR, encoded by the coding sequence ATGGGCGCCATCCACCCCCCCAAACCGGCGTTGCTGCTCGTTGCCGCGAGCAGTCGCTACGAAGCGGCGCTTGCGTGGGGGCTTGAGCGCGCGAGTGCGGAATTTGGTCCGACGGCGGCGGTCAGCCCGGCGTTCGATTTCACCGAGACCGAATACTACGCCGTGGAGATGGGCGCCGAACTCAAGAAGCAGTTCTGGGCGTTCGAATCTCCGCTCGATCCGGGGCGGCTGCCCGCGGTCAAGCGGCTGACCAACGAATGGGAGGCCGAGTACGCGGCCCGCGGCACGCATCCCGAACTGCGTCCGCTCAATCTCGATCCGGGGTACGTCACGCTTGCCAAGTTGGTGCTGGCGAGCACCAAAGACCACGCTCACCGCATCTATTTGTCCGACGGCATCTACGCCGAAGTGACGCTCAGCTACCGCGACGGCCGGTGGCGGCCGATGCCGTGGACTTATCCCGACTATCGGCGGGACGACTTTCAGGATTTCCTCTCCCAATGCCGCGACCTGCTTCGTCGGCGGCGGTAG
- a CDS encoding site-2 protease family protein, protein MIFAEPPPSPYDLRFRAFGFPVRVHPYFWLVAGLLGIGFGRKEKEVEPADFMIWVAVMFASILVHELGHAFAQRHFGGRPWITLHAMGGLASCDDCDRSPRSQIFISLAGPFAGFAVALAAVVLLRGTGHVVGYQFREDKIPSAADVGALEGLRMLGGTLYWNKLANPRMSELVGNVFWLNILWGVVNLLPIYPLDGGRVSRELCTLAGNPRNGIILSLRISIFAAAAMAAVGIVAWGSLFTAVLFGSLAYSNYQTLQAYSRHGW, encoded by the coding sequence ATGATTTTTGCCGAGCCTCCCCCGTCGCCGTACGACCTGCGTTTCCGAGCCTTTGGGTTTCCGGTGCGGGTCCATCCGTACTTTTGGCTCGTCGCCGGGTTGCTGGGAATCGGGTTCGGCAGGAAGGAAAAAGAGGTCGAGCCGGCCGACTTCATGATTTGGGTCGCGGTGATGTTCGCCTCGATCCTGGTCCACGAGTTGGGCCATGCGTTCGCCCAGCGGCATTTCGGCGGGCGGCCCTGGATCACGCTCCACGCGATGGGAGGGCTCGCCTCGTGCGACGACTGCGATCGCTCGCCGCGGAGCCAGATCTTCATTTCGTTGGCTGGTCCTTTTGCGGGCTTTGCCGTGGCGCTGGCCGCGGTCGTGCTGCTCCGCGGAACAGGACACGTCGTGGGGTATCAGTTTCGCGAGGACAAAATCCCCTCCGCCGCGGATGTCGGGGCACTGGAAGGCCTCCGCATGCTCGGCGGCACGCTGTACTGGAACAAACTCGCGAATCCCCGCATGAGCGAGCTTGTGGGGAACGTCTTCTGGTTGAATATCCTGTGGGGTGTCGTCAATCTGCTTCCGATTTATCCGCTCGACGGCGGTCGCGTGTCGCGGGAGCTTTGCACGCTCGCCGGCAATCCTCGTAACGGAATCATTCTCAGCCTGCGAATTTCCATCTTCGCCGCCGCAGCCATGGCCGCCGTCGGTATCGTCGCCTGGGGCAGCTTGTTCACGGCCGTACTGTTCGGCAGTCTCGCCTACAGCAATTACCAGACGCTGCAGGCCTACTCCCGTCACGGCTGGTGA
- a CDS encoding HD domain-containing protein translates to MPDRRFVSQLGNNDPVHQVFLASEKQLRPNRNGNLYLQVDLSDKSGSLNTRMWNATEDDYRAFENGDYVVVEGATQLFQGNMQLIANRIRRARPDEVDEDDFVTLQAGDVERFRARLVEILKSIKTPPLARLTSAFLDDETFMEKFCRAPAGMKNHHAYRGGLLEHVVSLCELVLVVAPKYPQLDGDKLLVGAFLHDAAKVDELTYDRDIAYSDEGQLLGHMVMGVTLIDEKVREAIRKDGLPMPARLVAEIKHLIVAHHGEYEYGSPKLPMTLEAIALHLLDNLDAKLASFSQLMKDCPNTDSPWTQYFQQIGRKLYKGAPAN, encoded by the coding sequence ATGCCCGATCGTCGCTTCGTCAGCCAGCTTGGCAACAACGACCCTGTTCATCAGGTGTTCCTCGCCTCGGAAAAGCAATTGCGTCCCAATCGCAACGGCAACCTCTATCTGCAGGTCGATCTGTCCGACAAATCGGGCAGCCTCAACACGCGGATGTGGAACGCCACCGAAGACGACTACCGGGCGTTCGAGAACGGCGACTACGTCGTCGTCGAGGGCGCCACGCAATTGTTCCAGGGGAACATGCAACTGATCGCCAATCGCATCCGCCGCGCTCGACCCGACGAAGTCGACGAAGACGACTTCGTGACGCTGCAGGCGGGGGACGTCGAGCGGTTCCGCGCCCGACTGGTCGAGATCCTCAAGTCGATCAAGACTCCGCCGCTCGCCCGATTGACGAGCGCCTTTCTCGACGACGAAACGTTCATGGAAAAGTTCTGCCGGGCCCCCGCCGGCATGAAGAACCACCATGCCTATAGGGGGGGGTTGCTCGAACACGTCGTCAGCCTGTGCGAGTTGGTGCTGGTCGTGGCCCCGAAATACCCGCAACTCGACGGCGACAAGCTGCTCGTGGGAGCGTTCCTGCACGACGCCGCGAAAGTCGACGAACTCACGTACGATCGCGACATCGCCTACAGCGACGAGGGACAGCTCCTGGGACACATGGTCATGGGGGTCACGCTGATCGACGAGAAGGTCCGCGAGGCGATCCGCAAAGACGGCCTGCCGATGCCGGCGCGGCTCGTCGCCGAAATCAAGCACCTGATCGTCGCCCACCATGGCGAATACGAGTACGGCAGTCCCAAGTTGCCGATGACGCTCGAGGCGATCGCGCTGCACCTCTTGGACAATCTCGACGCCAAGCTTGCAAGCTTCTCGCAACTGATGAAGGACTGCCCCAACACGGACAGCCCGTGGACGCAGTATTTCCAGCAAATCGGCCGCAAACTGTACAAGGGCGCCCCCGCAAATTAG
- a CDS encoding DUF1573 domain-containing protein: protein MRRLLTLTIAALVAGVGLGAALGYYDARPWTFRQPESDVPSRSTPSKRDQPPGPGPVAEIEEPTFHFDKMEQGALMRHDFVIRNVGSAPLSVSFLSHTCKCTKVELAGKAVDVGDSITVPPGEAGIATLEWEAKTAAGPFRHGGTFETNDLRRSRIELTVEGEVVESSTLAPSQLNFGPIRVGDVGESELLVVAFVEPEVKIESHEIVEPDLAKFMEVEIEPVPSDQLPTPTASAAARVRVRYRPEGVLGRFAGTLRLETNLKKAGRLVVPIYGSVRGDLSAYGPGWNEAEGLLRLPPVASAEGGRATIWINVRGEHVAETELAVDSVEPRELQAELGEANRLSDALQRFPLTLSIPKGTRPMVRFGEEQGGEGRVVIKTTHPDMPEMRLRVFFVVKP, encoded by the coding sequence ATGAGACGATTGCTGACGCTGACGATTGCTGCGCTGGTCGCCGGGGTTGGATTGGGGGCCGCCCTGGGGTACTACGACGCCCGGCCGTGGACCTTTCGCCAGCCCGAAAGCGACGTTCCGTCTCGGTCGACGCCATCCAAACGAGACCAACCTCCGGGCCCTGGCCCGGTCGCCGAGATCGAGGAGCCGACGTTCCACTTCGACAAGATGGAGCAAGGCGCCCTCATGCGGCACGACTTCGTGATCCGCAACGTCGGGTCGGCGCCGCTGAGCGTGTCGTTCCTCTCCCACACTTGCAAATGCACGAAGGTCGAACTCGCCGGCAAGGCGGTCGACGTCGGGGACTCGATCACGGTCCCCCCCGGCGAGGCGGGGATTGCGACCCTTGAGTGGGAAGCCAAGACCGCCGCCGGCCCGTTTCGTCACGGCGGGACCTTCGAGACGAACGACCTGCGCAGGTCGCGGATCGAGTTGACCGTCGAGGGGGAGGTGGTCGAGTCGTCGACCCTCGCGCCGTCGCAACTCAATTTCGGTCCGATTCGCGTCGGAGACGTCGGCGAGAGCGAGCTTTTGGTCGTGGCGTTCGTTGAGCCCGAGGTCAAAATCGAGTCTCACGAGATCGTCGAGCCAGATCTCGCCAAGTTCATGGAAGTCGAGATTGAGCCCGTGCCGAGCGACCAACTGCCGACTCCCACTGCCAGCGCCGCCGCGAGGGTGCGGGTGCGCTATCGCCCCGAGGGGGTGTTGGGGCGGTTCGCCGGCACGTTGCGCTTGGAAACCAATCTCAAGAAGGCCGGGCGACTGGTCGTGCCGATCTACGGTTCGGTCCGCGGCGATCTGTCGGCGTACGGCCCGGGCTGGAACGAAGCGGAGGGGCTGCTGCGCCTGCCTCCGGTTGCCAGCGCCGAGGGGGGGCGAGCAACGATCTGGATCAACGTCCGCGGCGAGCACGTGGCCGAGACCGAGCTTGCAGTGGACAGCGTCGAGCCGCGCGAACTCCAGGCCGAACTCGGCGAGGCGAACCGCCTGAGCGACGCGCTGCAACGATTCCCGCTGACTTTGTCGATCCCCAAGGGAACGCGTCCGATGGTCCGCTTCGGCGAAGAGCAGGGGGGCGAAGGGCGGGTCGTGATCAAGACGACCCACCCCGACATGCCCGAGATGCGGCTGCGGGTGTTTTTCGTCGTCAAGCCGTAG
- the proS gene encoding proline--tRNA ligase has product MPRTAITPTRDENYPEWYQQVVKAADLAENSDVRGCMVIKPWGYAIWENIQRRLDAMFKATGHENAYFPLFIPMSFLEKEAEHVEGFAKECAVVTHHRLEPDGKGGLQPAPSAKLDEPLIVRPTSETIIGATFARWVQSYRDLPILINQWANVVRWELRTRMFLRTTEFLWQEGHTVHATPEEAQRETRQMLDVYAEFAEGSMAMPVIKGEKTAGERFPGAVATYSIEAMMQDRKALQAGTSHFLGQNFSKAQEIKFQSESGDLEYAWTTSWGVSTRLVGGLIMTHADDDGLVLPPKLAPAHVVILPIYRNDEERAAVLPFCERLKSDLAAQQYDGEPVRVRVDDRDLRGGDKKWQWVKRGVPVRLEIGPRDIAGGELMPARRDSADKPAKIGRDAFVVGIGRLLGEIQQSLFDRAAVARTAATVKIDSLAEFEKFFTPKNADQPEIHGGLAYCHFVDSAEMDAKLKDLKATVRCVPLDGEDEPGKCLFTGQPSTRRGVFAKAY; this is encoded by the coding sequence ATGCCTCGCACCGCCATCACGCCGACCCGCGACGAGAACTACCCCGAGTGGTACCAGCAGGTGGTCAAGGCCGCCGACTTGGCCGAGAACTCCGACGTTCGCGGCTGTATGGTCATCAAGCCGTGGGGCTATGCGATTTGGGAAAACATCCAGCGCCGGCTCGACGCGATGTTCAAGGCCACGGGACACGAAAATGCGTACTTCCCGCTGTTCATCCCGATGAGCTTCCTGGAGAAGGAGGCCGAGCATGTCGAGGGGTTCGCCAAGGAATGCGCGGTGGTGACGCATCACCGCCTGGAACCTGACGGCAAAGGGGGGCTTCAGCCCGCCCCGAGCGCCAAACTCGACGAGCCGCTGATCGTCCGCCCTACGAGCGAGACGATCATCGGCGCCACGTTCGCTCGCTGGGTGCAGTCGTACCGCGATCTGCCGATCCTGATCAACCAATGGGCGAACGTCGTTCGCTGGGAATTGCGCACGCGGATGTTCCTGCGGACTACCGAGTTCCTGTGGCAGGAAGGACACACCGTCCACGCGACTCCCGAGGAGGCGCAGCGCGAGACCCGACAGATGCTCGACGTGTACGCCGAGTTCGCCGAAGGCTCGATGGCCATGCCCGTGATCAAGGGGGAGAAGACCGCCGGCGAGCGGTTTCCCGGAGCCGTGGCCACCTACAGCATTGAAGCGATGATGCAGGACCGCAAAGCCCTGCAAGCCGGAACCAGCCACTTCCTCGGGCAAAACTTCTCGAAAGCGCAGGAGATCAAGTTCCAAAGCGAGTCGGGCGACCTCGAGTATGCCTGGACGACCAGTTGGGGCGTCTCGACCCGGCTCGTGGGAGGGCTCATCATGACGCACGCCGACGACGACGGCTTGGTGCTGCCGCCGAAGCTGGCCCCTGCGCACGTGGTCATCCTGCCGATTTACCGCAACGACGAGGAGCGGGCCGCGGTGCTGCCGTTCTGCGAGCGACTCAAGAGCGATCTGGCCGCACAGCAGTACGACGGCGAGCCGGTTCGAGTACGAGTCGACGACCGCGATCTGCGCGGCGGCGACAAGAAGTGGCAATGGGTCAAGCGAGGCGTCCCGGTGCGACTGGAGATCGGCCCCCGCGACATCGCCGGCGGCGAACTGATGCCCGCCCGCCGCGACTCCGCCGACAAGCCGGCCAAGATCGGCCGCGACGCTTTCGTGGTCGGCATCGGCCGGTTGCTGGGCGAGATTCAGCAATCGCTGTTCGACCGCGCCGCCGTTGCTCGCACGGCTGCAACGGTGAAGATCGACTCGCTGGCTGAGTTCGAGAAATTTTTCACGCCCAAGAACGCCGACCAACCGGAGATCCACGGCGGGCTGGCGTACTGCCACTTCGTCGACTCGGCGGAGATGGACGCGAAACTCAAGGATCTTAAGGCGACCGTCCGCTGCGTCCCGCTGGACGGAGAGGACGAACCGGGCAAGTGCCTCTTCACCGGGCAGCCGAGCACGCGTCGCGGGGTGTTTGCGAAGGCGTATTGA
- the metK gene encoding methionine adenosyltransferase, protein MPATRCRGRIPDRILKDYIILRWRVSHACAPTASIPLARPPSHSRPSLIQRPCELVGEPLGTSQGEAPVASEKYLFTSEAVSMGHPDKLADQISDGVLDAMFAQDPLSRVACETMVTTGLVVIAGEVTTKATVDLQEVVREVVREVGYTEADMGISADHCSVLVALHEQSPDIAMGVNDDAAKGKDIGAGDQGLMFGYACNDTDELMPLPIALSHRILNRLTEARRNGEVTWLRPDSKSQVTVEYDGVTPVRVDTVVVSTQHSDDVANDEIRKFIIEKVVKPSLGEWASDDITYHINPTGRFVVGGPHGDCGLTGRKIIVDTYGGWGRHGGGAFSGKDPTKVDRSAAYMARYVAKNIVASGLADRCEVQLAYAIGVSEPVSVYVDTEGTGKIDDASICDLVRQVFPLTPSGIIKHLDLRRPIFRKTAAGGHFGRSEPEFTWEKTDKAAELAELAGVAVGA, encoded by the coding sequence ATGCCCGCGACCCGTTGTCGAGGGCGAATTCCTGACCGTATACTAAAAGATTACATAATCCTGCGGTGGCGCGTCAGCCATGCCTGTGCGCCCACGGCGAGCATCCCCCTCGCTCGCCCCCCCAGCCATTCCAGACCAAGTCTCATACAACGGCCCTGCGAGCTCGTCGGCGAGCCGCTCGGCACATCCCAGGGAGAAGCGCCCGTGGCCTCGGAAAAGTATCTGTTCACCAGCGAAGCGGTCAGCATGGGGCATCCCGACAAGCTGGCCGACCAAATCTCCGACGGCGTACTCGACGCCATGTTCGCCCAGGACCCGCTCAGTCGCGTGGCGTGCGAGACGATGGTGACGACCGGGCTGGTGGTGATCGCCGGCGAAGTGACGACCAAGGCGACGGTCGACTTGCAGGAGGTCGTCCGCGAGGTCGTTCGCGAGGTGGGCTACACCGAGGCCGACATGGGGATCAGCGCCGACCATTGCTCGGTGCTCGTGGCGCTCCACGAACAGTCGCCCGACATCGCGATGGGGGTGAACGACGATGCGGCCAAGGGGAAGGACATCGGCGCCGGCGACCAAGGGCTGATGTTCGGCTACGCGTGCAACGACACCGACGAGCTGATGCCGCTGCCGATTGCGTTGTCGCACCGCATTCTCAACCGTCTGACCGAGGCTCGTCGGAACGGGGAGGTCACGTGGCTCCGCCCCGACAGCAAGAGCCAAGTGACCGTCGAGTACGACGGCGTGACCCCCGTGCGGGTCGACACGGTGGTCGTCTCGACGCAACATAGCGACGACGTCGCCAACGACGAGATTCGCAAGTTCATCATCGAGAAGGTCGTCAAGCCTTCTTTGGGCGAGTGGGCCTCGGACGACATCACCTATCACATCAACCCCACCGGCCGGTTTGTCGTCGGCGGTCCGCATGGCGACTGCGGGCTCACCGGTCGTAAGATCATCGTCGACACCTACGGCGGCTGGGGCCGCCACGGCGGCGGCGCCTTCAGCGGCAAGGACCCCACCAAGGTCGACCGCAGCGCCGCCTACATGGCCCGCTACGTGGCCAAGAACATCGTCGCCTCGGGACTGGCAGACCGGTGCGAGGTGCAGTTGGCCTACGCAATCGGCGTCTCGGAACCGGTGAGCGTTTACGTCGACACCGAGGGGACCGGCAAGATCGACGACGCGTCGATCTGCGACCTCGTGCGTCAAGTCTTCCCCCTGACTCCGTCGGGGATCATCAAGCACCTCGACCTGCGCCGCCCGATCTTCCGCAAGACGGCCGCCGGGGGGCACTTCGGCCGCAGCGAGCCGGAGTTCACGTGGGAGAAGACCGACAAGGCCGCCGAATTGGCGGAACTCGCCGGCGTGGCCGTCGGGGCGTAG
- the lpxB gene encoding lipid-A-disaccharide synthase → MELFFSVGEPSGDLHGANLIAALRRRLPECRFVGYGGPRMAAAGCELHADLTQLAVMWVARVLANLHRFIGLLRSADRYFRDHRPDAVVLIDYPGFNWWIARRAKARGIPVVYYGTPQVWAWASHRVKKMRRYVDHVLCKLPFEEKWFNDRGCRATYVGHPYFDELVARTLDAKFVAEMADDAGRLVTILPGSRDQEIAGNARDLMRAAQRIAARAPRVRFAAAAFNARQAATVARLADELEVPVEVFVGRTPELIAAADCCLACSGSVSLELLYHAKPSVILYRISWFGYQVQRWFRRVRYITLVNLLTAEDPFTARPAGHYDPGDPRDAHVLLPEYLTCEDRSRDLADHVLQWLTDHAERSRVERGLTELASRVGQGGASHRAADYIVMALADQQLARRAAA, encoded by the coding sequence ATGGAACTGTTTTTCTCAGTCGGCGAACCGAGCGGCGACCTGCACGGAGCGAACCTGATCGCAGCGTTGCGGCGACGGCTTCCCGAGTGTCGATTCGTCGGATACGGCGGCCCCCGAATGGCCGCCGCGGGGTGCGAATTGCACGCCGACCTCACGCAACTGGCCGTCATGTGGGTCGCGCGCGTGCTGGCGAACTTGCATCGATTCATCGGACTTTTGCGGTCGGCCGATCGTTACTTTCGCGATCACCGGCCCGACGCGGTCGTGCTGATCGACTACCCCGGGTTCAATTGGTGGATCGCCCGCCGCGCCAAGGCGCGCGGGATCCCCGTGGTGTACTACGGCACTCCGCAGGTCTGGGCCTGGGCGAGCCACCGGGTCAAGAAGATGCGGCGGTACGTCGATCACGTCCTCTGCAAGCTGCCGTTCGAGGAGAAGTGGTTCAACGACCGCGGCTGTCGGGCGACCTACGTCGGCCACCCCTACTTTGACGAGCTCGTCGCGCGGACGCTCGACGCCAAGTTCGTCGCCGAGATGGCCGACGACGCGGGACGACTGGTGACGATTCTCCCGGGCTCGCGCGATCAGGAAATCGCCGGCAACGCCCGCGATCTGATGCGCGCGGCGCAGCGGATCGCCGCTCGGGCTCCTCGTGTTCGCTTCGCGGCTGCCGCCTTCAACGCCCGTCAAGCCGCGACCGTGGCGCGTCTGGCCGACGAGTTGGAAGTGCCCGTCGAGGTGTTCGTCGGGCGGACGCCCGAGTTGATCGCCGCGGCCGATTGCTGCCTCGCCTGTTCGGGGTCGGTGTCGCTCGAGCTGCTTTACCACGCCAAGCCGAGCGTGATCCTGTACCGCATTTCGTGGTTCGGCTATCAGGTTCAGCGATGGTTTCGCCGGGTGCGTTACATCACCCTGGTCAATCTGCTGACTGCCGAGGACCCGTTCACCGCACGTCCCGCCGGGCACTATGACCCGGGCGATCCCCGCGACGCCCACGTGCTGCTCCCCGAGTACCTGACCTGCGAAGACCGCTCGCGCGACCTGGCCGACCATGTTCTGCAGTGGCTGACCGACCATGCCGAGCGGAGCCGCGTCGAACGGGGACTGACCGAGTTGGCAAGCCGCGTAGGCCAGGGGGGGGCGTCCCACCGCGCCGCCGATTACATCGTCATGGCGCTGGCCGACCAGCAACTGGCCCGGCGAGCCGCGGCATAG
- a CDS encoding UTP--glucose-1-phosphate uridylyltransferase: MSTTPSPTARQELAARLQACGQQHLIAFWDELDPAGQATLAGQIAAIDFPFVASLFRGEVAAPDWAALSRRAEPPVAMRLAEREAGQASSFGVTPVAAVARGEEALSAGTIGVLLTAGGQGSRLGFEKPKSLYPIGPLSHATLLQIHVEKVRALAMRYGKPLPLYLMTSPATHDDTVAFLSEHDNLGMPADDLVVFCQGTMPAVDAATGRLLLAEKGSLFLSPDGHGGTIKALESSGAIDHMRRRGIEHLFYFQVDNPLAPIGDAEFVGYHLLANSELTSLAVAKQDPHDKLGNFAQIGDRLHVIEYSDFPADVAERRDAAGELVFWAGSVAIHMFDVAFIERSLTLKDSLPFHVARKKVPFVNERGEFVEPSEPNALKFERFIFDLLPHARRPIVVEYAEAESFAPLKNAPGAPKDTPEYVQRFLLDQHRRWLTAAGADVASEIDVEVSPLWGVDAAAVAERVEPGMQFVESQYLRDE; the protein is encoded by the coding sequence ATGAGTACGACCCCGAGTCCCACGGCCCGCCAGGAACTGGCAGCTCGCTTGCAGGCGTGCGGTCAGCAGCACTTGATCGCCTTCTGGGACGAACTCGACCCCGCCGGGCAGGCCACGTTGGCCGGGCAAATCGCGGCGATCGACTTTCCGTTCGTCGCATCGCTGTTCCGCGGCGAGGTCGCGGCTCCCGACTGGGCCGCCCTCTCCCGCCGAGCCGAGCCTCCCGTGGCGATGCGGCTGGCCGAACGCGAAGCGGGCCAAGCCTCCAGCTTCGGCGTGACCCCGGTCGCGGCCGTCGCGCGAGGCGAGGAGGCTCTCAGCGCGGGGACGATCGGCGTGCTGCTTACCGCCGGCGGACAAGGAAGTCGGCTCGGGTTCGAGAAGCCCAAGAGCCTCTACCCCATTGGCCCGTTGTCGCACGCGACGCTGCTGCAAATCCATGTTGAGAAGGTCCGTGCCCTGGCCATGCGCTACGGCAAGCCGCTGCCGTTGTACCTGATGACCAGTCCCGCGACGCACGACGATACGGTCGCGTTCCTGTCCGAGCACGACAACCTGGGAATGCCCGCGGACGATCTGGTCGTGTTCTGCCAGGGGACGATGCCCGCGGTCGACGCGGCGACGGGCCGGTTGCTGTTGGCCGAAAAGGGGTCGTTGTTTCTGAGCCCCGACGGCCACGGCGGCACGATCAAGGCGCTCGAGTCGAGCGGCGCGATCGACCACATGCGGCGCCGCGGGATCGAGCACCTGTTCTATTTTCAGGTGGACAACCCGCTGGCCCCGATCGGCGACGCCGAGTTCGTCGGCTACCACCTGCTGGCAAACAGCGAGTTGACATCGCTCGCCGTGGCAAAGCAGGATCCGCACGACAAGCTGGGGAACTTTGCTCAGATCGGCGACCGACTCCACGTGATCGAGTACAGCGATTTCCCCGCCGACGTCGCCGAACGCCGCGACGCAGCGGGAGAACTCGTCTTCTGGGCCGGCAGCGTGGCGATCCACATGTTCGACGTCGCGTTTATCGAGCGGTCGCTGACGCTCAAGGACTCGCTGCCGTTTCACGTCGCTCGCAAGAAGGTGCCGTTCGTCAATGAGCGCGGCGAGTTCGTCGAGCCGTCCGAGCCGAACGCGCTAAAGTTCGAGCGATTCATCTTCGACCTGCTGCCGCACGCCCGGCGGCCGATCGTCGTCGAGTACGCCGAAGCCGAGAGCTTCGCCCCCTTGAAGAACGCCCCGGGGGCGCCCAAGGACACGCCCGAGTACGTCCAACGGTTCCTGCTCGACCAACATCGCCGCTGGCTGACGGCGGCGGGCGCCGATGTCGCCTCGGAGATCGACGTCGAGGTCAGCCCCCTGTGGGGAGTCGACGCCGCCGCGGTCGCCGAGCGCGTCGAACCCGGGATGCAGTTCGTCGAGTCGCAGTACCTGCGCGACGAGTAG